Genomic window (Haladaptatus caseinilyticus):
GGTCGCGATATCATGTCAAACACGTCGAGAGCGGACACAGCTGGCGAACGCACGCGGGATATCTAATTGCGCGCAAGAAACTCGATGAAGATTGGTAGCCGACGTGCTGCGGTCGACGGTGAACAGTGACGATACTTGGTATCACGTCGAAAGATCGTCCACGGATGAGAGCAGTTCGGCGATCGGCTCCGCATTCTCGCCCGGGTACAACGTTTTGCTCGGACCGTCCGGTGCTAAGAGCACTCCAGCGTCCTCGAGCACCGAAATATGCTGCTGTTAGAATGTCGTATAGACGGTCGTCCGTTGGTTACTGGTCGCATTCGAACCGAACTCCCGAACCGTCACCTCATCGACTAGCGTTCGCATCAGTATCGAGTCCTCCACCTCGGCCATGATGGAAATCGCGTGTCGGCGACGTTCGGCCCGGCAGAGGTTGAACAACTCGTCTTTTGGGCAGGTTTATGGGCCCTAAACCCGGCTTTCTACCGAGCAAACGTCCCACATTCAGTTGAATTGTCACTGGATTATCATCTTACCAATTGTGATTCGAATCGCCGCTATTCGGTGACGACGGTGACTGCACCGTCGAAATCAAGGATAACGGCCTGTGTTCTGTCGCCGAAGATGGCTTTCCCGGTCGGCGAGCGTTTACGGCCGGCGAGGAAGACGTGGTCGCAACCGTACTCCTCGGCGATGTTGAGGATCTCGTCGCGTTCGTCACCGACACGGCCCACAGCTTCGTATTCGATATCGACACCCTCCAGAACCTCCCGGCCGATATCCTCTGCGAACTGCTGGGCACCATCGAACGCCTGACCAGCAGTGTAGGATGTCTCGAGATTCGGGATCCCCTCCAGTGACTTTCGTGTGTTTTCGTACTCCTCGTCGCTCGTAATGTGGAGTAAAACGAGGCTCGCCCCGACACCGTCAGCGAGTTCGCCCGCTTCCCGAACGAGTTCTTTTGCCGATTCGGATGCTTCAACGACAGCGAGTGCTCTGTTCATACCAGAAATTGCCGCGGACAGAAGATAAATAAATTGCCTTTCGGAAACGGTTGTTCTAATCGACGTAGCCAGCGACCAGTTTCGCTTCGATTCGTTGGAAATGTTCGCTCACAGTCCCGGTAGAGAGGTTCAGTTTCTCGGCGAGTTCCCGATGCGTCGTCTCACGTGGAACTTCGAAATACCCCTCACGAACGGCGAGTTCGAACAGTTCCAGTTGACGGTCCGTCAAAATCGAGGAGAGTTCTCCCGCGCTCGGTTCGTATTCACCCAGTCGTTCGAGGCGGAGGGTAATCCCGTCGGGAAGGTCACTCACGGCCCGTCGAATTGCCGAATTCGTACCGAGGACAGTCAGTTGAATCCCACGCGAACTACCGACGTCGATGTACCGTATCGGCCAGTCGAGCACGAGTTCGTGTTCGTGGAGTATCGAGAGCAGTTCATCGACGAGACCTGCGGTTCGACACTGGAGGTACGCCACACCGCGCCCCCCACTTCCGACGACATCGTATTCGATTGCGTCCGGCGAATGGTCCAGTAACGCCCGTGCGTGGTCTAGATCGCCGCGTAACTCGAGCAGTTCGACATACATTCCGTCGTGAACGGGACTCAGATACCGAATCGCTTCGACGATCACGGTCTCGTTTTCCGCGAGCAGTTCGTCGATGGGGTGGACCTGAACCTCATTCCACGTCAGTACGACCGTTGCAGACCTCATGACCTCCCGTCGCATCCGCCGGCATATAAATACGCCTAGGATAGTCGGATATAGAGATAGAGGGAAGGGACGTCATGGAAAAACTAGAATGAGTAGCGACACTCCACCGATCACGAACGAGACGCCGCCCGGTCCCAGCGGACTCCCAATAGTGGGAACTCGACTGGCATTCCTTCGAGACCCGTTCGGGTTCATGACTCGTACGGCACGTGAGTACGGCGACATCGCGTATATGGAGGAGCCACACGGGAGTATGTACCAGCTCAATCATCCGGACTATATCGAGCACGTCCTCGTGAAAAACAATCAGAATTACGTCAAAGGCGACATCTTTCAGGGTACCTTGAGCCCGATGACGGGTAACGGAATTTTGAACAGCGAAGGTGCCGTCTGGCGGCGAAATCGCCATCTCATTCAGCCCGCGTTCCATCCGCGTCGGATCGAAGCCTACGCGGAGATGATGACGGAGCTGACCGAGGAGCTACTGGACACGTGGCAAGACGGCGAAACGCGACTGATCCACGAAGATATGATGACGTTGACGCTGAAAATCGTCGCTCGCGCGTTGTTCGGCGTCAATATCGACGAGCACGTTGAACCAATCGCCGAATCTCTCGAGGAGTTCATGGAAGCGACGGAAAGCCTCGCAAATATGGTTCTTCCACCGAGCATCCCGACGCCGTCGCGCCGACGAATAAGGGACGCTCGAAAGAAACTCGATACCGTCGTCTATCAACTCATCGAGGAACGGCGAGCCAATCCGGGCGATCAGGACGTTCTCTCCACGCTACTCGAGGTCACCGATGACGATGGGAACGGGATGACTAACGAGCAGATACGAGACGAGGTCGTGACCCTCTTGCTAGCCGGACACGAAACGACTGCCCTCTCGCTGACACTGACGATGTACGTGCTCGGTGAGCATCCAAAAGTCGAGAGGAAACTCGTCGCTGAACTGGACGGCGTTCTCGACGGACGAACGCCGACGATGGAAGACCTCTCCGAACTGCCTTACACCGAACAAATAGCCAAAGAATCGATGCGGCTCTACCCACCGGTGCCGGGAATCATCCGCGAACCGGTCAAACCGGATATCGTCGGCGGTTACGAGATTCCCGCCGGTTCGACGGTACAGATGAACCAATGGGTCGTTCACCGTGACCCACGATGGTACGACGACCCGCTCGCGTTCCGACCGGAACGCTGGACCGACGAGTTCGAACAGTCACTTCCGAAACTCGCCTACTTCCCGTTCGCGGCGGGTCCACGCCGCTGTATCGGCGACCGATTCGCCATGTTGGAAGCGCGACTCCTGCTTGCGACTATCTATCAACAGTACCATATGGAACTCACACCGGAGACGGAACTCGACTTGATGGCGACAGTAACCGCCCGACCGAAGTCGGAGATTTCGATGACGATTCATCACCGAGGTGATTGATAGGAACCTTCGTGGACGAATTCGATGGAACCGGTATGTGAATCGAGCGCGACCAACCCCTTCCCGACCGCGAAAAGGATCTCGGCGAGGCAGTACCGCCGGAAAACCCACTCGGGGTCCGACGCCATTTCTCTCGGACATCGTCTTTCGGCCCGGTCGCGTTCGGGTTGTAGCAGGTACCTGCGGCGTCATAGCGTGCCATCGGCTAGTCGAAATCGGAATCGGATTCGAACGCACTGAAACCGACAGCAGCACCAGAAAGGACTGAGCTGCTCGAAACACCAGCGACAGCAAGACCACCAAGACCGACGATGGAACCGATAGTGGAGAGAGCAAGCCCGCCGGAAGTTGTCGGGAACCATTCTAGGAACGTGTTGTCGATCTATAATAGATGGAGACTTCTCGGACGAGTGACTCCCCGGAATCACCATTCGACGATTTTCTTATCTCTCCACAGGCGACCGGTCGGATTTGATCGCTCGAACCGAGCGAGCCAAACAGGCGTTTCAGCCCTTTCTCGACGCTTCGAGGGGCCCCCGATCCGCCCATCTCGGTTCGAACCCACCCCGGACAGACGGCGTTCACGAGGAGGCCGGGATACTGTGATGCGAGGGAATTCGTAAACGCGTTCAAACCCGCCTTCGATACGCCGTAGGGAAGATGACCCGCATCGATACCGCCGCCGCTGAATTGCCCGGAACCGCTCGAAACGTTCACGATTCGGACACCCGCTCGCTCCGAAAGGAGGGTCAGCGCGTGTCTGCTCAGAATCATCGGCCCGTGGAGGTTCGTTCGGAGTGTCGTTTCGATATTCGGGGTATCGATGGTCCCGAGCCGTCCAGTTGGCCCGTAGACACCGGCATTGTTGACGAGAATATCGAGTCGTCCTCGGTCCTCCCCGATCGTCTCGATGACGTTTCGAATCGTCGATTCGTCCGTAATATCCAGTCGAATCGGAACGACTGACGACGTGCTGGTCGCCACGTCGTCGGGATTTCGTGCTCCGGCGTATACCGTCGCACCGTGGGCTGCAAGTCCCTCCGCAATTTCCGCGCCGATGCCTCGGTTCGCACCAGTAACGAGTGCGATCTGGCCTGAAAGCGATTCGTAGAGGTCGATGTTCATAGTCGATGTCCTCGTTTCGCGGATTACCCGGTCGTGCGTTCGATCCTGAGCACGTCGATATCGGTTCCCGTATCCGTCGTTCGTTCGGCGACGGCGTGCAGCGTCCGCCGGACGAGCGCCTCGGTAGCGTCCAAATTGTCGTCCGTCTCCGCCTCGTCGAGTAACCCGAATGCGACGGGAGAGCCACTTCCGAGGGCGGCAGTTTCGGTTTCCAACGTTCGTCCGTCACTTCCAACCTCGTGGAGGGAGACCAACCCATCCCCATCCTGAACCGCGACGAGCGCATCGATACCCGTTTCCTCGGCGATTTCGCTTGCGGTGCGAGCGACACGAACGGGCGACATTCGTTCGCCGTGCTCAGTTCGATACGTTCGGAGTTCGGAACCGAATCGGCGGTCGAACTCATCGATGGAACCGACCTCGCCCACGACCGCACATCCGGCGAAATCGTAGTCGAACACTCGCTGTACCACCTCCGATGTAACGGTATTACTGTCCGTCTGTCGTCGGTCACCGGCGAGAACGGCCCCATCTGGACGGACGATTCCCAGTACAGTTGCCATAATCGACCAACGATAGAAGACTAAAAGAGCGTTGTTGTAGACCGATTTTATTCGACCGATTCGAGAAATCGATCGACTCGATCGGAGACGGGACCGATTTTGCGACCGGTCCGGCCACTGTCGAGGTGGTCGGTAAGCGTTCGTCGGATCGTTTCTTCCAGTGGTGTCGATTACCATCCCAATGCGGTCAGTTTACTCGTACTTCCGACGAATGGAACTGGTGTGTAGAGCGGAAAATCAGTAGGCGAAAGGTCGTAATCAGCGAGTTCGCGCTCGCTCGCATGAACGATTTCGAGTTCGGTATCGAGTGTTGCAGCCATTCGTGAAAGCGAACCTTTGAGTATCATCAACTGTCGGTCACCGACGTTCTACGCTTCACCAGGGGTCCCCATTTGGCGACGGTTCGAATCGAGCTCGCAACATCCTCGACGTATACACGATGGAGAAGGCTGTCACCGTCACCGGGAACGAGAACACGGTCGTGGTTTGCTACGCGGTCGGTCCAATAGTCGGTTCGTTCGGTGTAATCGTACGGTCCGTAGACGAGAAACGGACGGACAGTCATCGCATTAACGCCACGTTCCGCGGCGGAGAACACCTCGCGGTCGCCCTCGGCTTTTCGGGCACCGTAGGTTTCCATCGAATCGTCCGTCGCCTGTTCGTCGGAACACGGTTCGAGTGGCGCCTCGTTTTCACGCTGTGGAATCATCGGTTCTGCATAGGCGGACCCACTCGAAATGTACACGTAGGCATCGGCAACATCGAAAATATCGGTGGCACTGGCGACCGACTGTGGATGGTACGCGACGCAGTCCACGACGATATCAGGGTCGGTGATTTTCGCCGCGTTTCGAAGGGCATCTTCGTCCGTTCGGTTCCCTTCGATGTAGGAGACGTCGTCGTTCTCGGCGAACGGATTCGAATGGTAGCCACGGTTGAACAGCGTCACACGATAGTTATCGTTCAGAGATTCGGTAACGGTGTGGTGACCGATAAATCGGGTACCACCGATAACGAAAACGTGGTTCATATCGGTATCAGTATGGGTGATACCCTAAAAATTCGGTTGTCGGACGAAAATGTAAGCACGATTCAACGTGATAGATTGTATTGATTTGCAGATAAAAACACGGGCGAAGGATTAGGTATCATCGAGTCGCAGTATCGAAGAATGGAGCCACAGGAACCCCTCGGTTTTCACTCGCTTACCGACGAGATCGTGACGGACCTGATAATAGAGGGGACCGTCCCGAACTGGCTCTCCGGAAGTCTCATTCGGAACGGACCCGCTGCGTTCGAAATCGGCGACGTGGGAGTCGAACACTGGTTCGATGGACTGGCGATGCTTCACAAGTTCAGGTTCCGTGACGGAGAGGTGCAGTATCGAAACCGGTTTCTTCGTACCGAAGCGTACGAGCGTGCCCAAAATGGCTCCTTCGAGGGTGGGTTTGCGACGGGAACGACCACGCTGTTCGACCGTCTGAAACGGTATCTCTTCGATGCCCCCTACGACAATACGAACATTATCGCCGAGCGTCTCGGTGGGCGATATTTCGCCCTGACAGAAACACCCAGATGGGTTGCGTTCGACCCCGAATCGTTGGCGACGAGGGGCTACGTTCAGTACGAGGGGCCTGAACCATCTGGAAACCTCGCCTGCGCCCATATGCGACGCAGCTCCAAGACGGGAGAGATGGTGAACTTCGAAATCGAGTTCGGTCGGACGAGTCAGTATCACGTCTACTCGATGACCGCTCCGACGGAGCGCGACCACATTTGTTCGGTACCCGTTTCGGAACCAGCGTACATGCACAGCTTCGCGATGACGCCGAGCTACGTCGTTCTGACCGAATTTCCATTCGTGGTAAACCCCCTCGATCTGCTTCGTCCTGGGAAACAGGGGCCGTTTATCGAAAACTTCGAGTGGAAACCGGACCGGGGAACCCGGTTCATTATCATCGACCGAAACCGTGGCGAAGTCGTCGGAGAGCCACGGACAGGGGGGTTTTTCGGATTTCACCACGCCAACGCATACGAAGAAGACAACGAACTCGTCATCGACCTGGAAACCGTTCCCGACGCGCTCGCGATCGACACACTCTATCTTGACCGACTTCGGGCGGGTGAACTCGATGTGTTTGCCGGGCGAATGGAACGGTTTCGTGTCCATCCGGGCCGTTCGGGGGAGACGACTATCGAACGCGAATTACTCAGTGATGGAACTGCATTGCCAACCGTTTCACCGGCGAGGTGGTGTCAGGCGCATCGATATATCTACGCACAAGGGACGGAGCAGCCAATGGCCGAGTGGCCGCGAGAAATTCGAAAAATCGACACAGAAACCGGTGCCGTCACGGTGTTTAGTGATGGTGAGAACAACCTCAGCGAACCGATTTTCGTTCCCCGACGGACAGGGGAAACGGAAGATGAAGGTGTGGTTCTCTCCGTCATGCTCGATGTTTCGGACGAACGTTCGTGGCTCGTAGTGTTGGATGGCGAGTCATTCACGGAACTGGCGAGAGCGCGGATTCCACACGCGATCCCGTTCGATTTTCACGGCCGGTTTTTTTCGGAGCTGGACTGATTCGAGTCAGTCACATCTTCGGCCTCCCGCACAACTGCTGAACAGAGGAGTTCCGGTGTTCGTTGGTGACGTGGCGTCTGTGCGAACTTTTTTATTTGCCTGAAATCGTCGTCTGTAAGCCCGGTTACCATACAGTAAACGCGTCTTTATTCAATATAAATATACCCTAAATAGACACAGAGATGAGTTATCAAAAAAGAAGGATGGGTCAGTAATCGAAATCGTAGTGGACCAACAATTTCAAGAGCGTCTGACGGGGATTTAAATATAACATCGTTGCGAATGGTTGCAGACAACGCGAGTGAGGCAACAGATGCTACCGAATCACACGCCGATGCCAGAGACACCAGCAATGACCACGAGTGAACCGCCACAATTCTACACGATACGCCCCGACGAACGAGCGAGCGAAGCAGTCATTAGAGCAGTCACTGCGGAAGAGGGGACGGAGTTCCAATTGGACAGTCCGCTGTACGACCATATCGAACCGGACGCGCTCGACAGCCTCTTTCGTTCCGATCAGGAGCGACCCAACAGGCATATTTCGGTTGAATTCGACTACTGTGGGTACACAGTAGTCGTCAGCGCTAGAACAGTCGAGTTACACTAACAGCAGGGTCGTTACATCTAACGCTCCGAACAATTATCTCCTCCCGGTTTGACGATGGAGTATGAACGAATCGTTCGACTGGTTTTCCGCGGACGAGGGCGAGGAAATACTGTGGGCGGGCAAACAGCACAGCTACAGCCTCGTTCCTGCATTCGTGGTCGGGGTCCCGCTTTCCATCGTCGTCGTCGGACTCGTCATCATCTCCTCCGCATATCTCTCGTATCAGAACACGAACTATGTGGTTACGAATATGGCGCTCTACAAGAAAACGGGCGTCCTCTCGCGAAACGTCCAGCGTATCGAGTTCGACAAGGTACAGGATACGTCCTACCGCCAGAGCTTTTTCGGCGCGCAGTTCGGTTACGGAACCGTCGATATCAGCACCGCTGGAGGCAGTGGGGTCGAGATGAGTTTCGACGATATCGACGACCCCCAGGATTTGCAGTCGCTGATCAACGAACGGAGTAAGAAACGAGACGGGCCGAATACCGAAGGGGACAACAAAGCAGCCATCCTGGACGAAATATTGGTCGAGCTGCGAGCGATTCGAGAATTAGTCGAGGGAAATGAATCAACCACGATGGATACGACACGGAATCGAACGGCAGATGATCGGCGATGAGTGAGGACGATTGGCTCGTTCTCGACGATCGAGAGACGGTGCGTTGGCGAGGAAGACCGAGAGTGGCGACCGTCCTCCCCGCCGTACTGGTCGGCATCGTGCTCGTCGTCTTGACACTCGCCGTCACCGTCATTACGGGTCAGCGGATAGTACTCGTTCTAGTCCCGTTCGGCGTCTCGGTTCCCCTCCTCTCGTATCTCATCGTGTCGAACACACGGTTCGTCGTCACTGACCGTGCACTGTACCGAAAGACGGGGGTTCTTTCCCGAAACGTTCAACGCCTCTCCGTAGATCGGGTTCAAAACAGCAGTTTTCGACAAGGGATCCGCGGGTCACTGCTCGACTACGGTACCGTTGAAATCGAAGCGGCAGGAGGCGGACGCATTCGATTCGACAGCATCGAAAACTCACGTGACGTTCGGGCGATAGTGGACCAGCATTCGACACCGGAATCGATTCCCGGAACTCTCGACCAGTGGGAAGCAATCCTCACGGAAGTGCGTGCACTTCGGTCGGCGATGCAGGGTAGAGAGACGAGTCGATAACCACAGACCGCAGTAGTACGCCGTCGTCATTCGTCGGAAAAAGAGCTGCTGGTGTGCCCTAACTTCCCGACTGAGGAGTACATGGCTCGGGTTTGGCGTGCGAAACTGATCGATTAAGTAGCATATAAAAGAAAAATAGCACCATAGAAATATACAAAATTAATATAATAAGTTTATAAATAATAGTTATATGTGTGATCATGATTATAGATGGAGTGTCATGCAACGTCGAACATACTTGGGGGCATTCGCCGGTGTAGGGACGCTAACGTCTACGAGAAGAGCGCTCGAACCCGACGAAAGCGACCGTGAACCTCCGAAAGAAACGGCGACAAGAGACACGCTACTCGATGAAAGCGAGCGAAAGAGAATAACGGAGTTCCTCGAAACACATGTCTCCGAGGGGACGTTCCCCGGAGCGGCCGTGGCAGTCGTCAACGAGGACGGACAACTGTATCGAAACGCCGTCGGTGCGGCTCAGAACGTCCCAGTGGTGCGGGAAATGACCGAGGAAACCGTCTTCGACCTCGCGTCGGTGACGAAGGCGGTTGCGACGGCAACGTCTGTCGTCCAACTGATCGACCGCGGCGCGTTGCGCCTCGACGACTCGCTCTGTGGCATCTACTGTGGCGTCCCTGAAGAGGAGTACGGAAAGTGCGATATCACCATCGAACATCTTCTCACGCACACGTCAGGGTATCCGGCGTGGTTACCACTCTGGACGGAAATGGACAGTCCTGACCACGTGATAGATCACATCCTTCGTGACACGCCGCTCGACGCCGAACCCGGAACTAAGGTCACCTACAGCGGTCTCGGCTATATCTTGCTCGGAGATATCGTACACCGTGTGAGCGGTTCGCCCCTCGATGAATACGCCGACGAGAACATCTTCGAGCCGTTGGAGATGACGATGACTGCATACAATCCGCTCGATACGCTTCCGGACGATCGCAGTTATGCGGCGACTGAAGATAGTGCGTACTATGGCGAAGTCGTCGTCGGGGAGGTTCACGACGAAAACGCCGCCTTCCTCGGTGGAGTCAGCGGAAACGCCGGGCTGTTTTCGACTATCGATGACCTCTCGACGTACGCGATGGCGATGCTCAACTGTGGAAAAGTGAACGGGACACAAATCCTCTCGAAGCAGGCAGTAAAAGAGATGACCGGAAACTGGACTGCCGACCTCGACGGGGAACGCGGTCTCGGGTGGGATTTGACCGAAATGTTCGGCCACCGTGACAGCGGAACCTCCTTCGATACGAGAACGTTCGGCCACAATGGGTTCACGGGGACCTCGATTTGGTTCGCACCGCAGATGGACTTCTCCGTCGTCACACTGACGAACCGCGTGCATCCGAGCCGCGATAACTACGCTATCACCGACTTTCGTCCCGCGTTCCACAACCTCATCGCCTCACTTGTCTCGGGCTAACCGATATGGGGGAGTGTAACGATTGGTTTGCGGTCGTCAGATCCCTATAGAGCCGGAATTCTCATGTGAAGAGTTCGGGGTTCGTAATCGCCCAATAGCTATTTTCTACAACATCCCCAAACACGAGTACAATGTACGATCGAATTCTCATCCCAACAGACGGAAGTGAAGGGACACAGACCGCAATATCTCATGCGATTACGCATGCAAAAACGTACGATGCGGAACTCCACGTACTCCACGTCATCGACCAATCGGCCGTCGAAGTTACGGCGCCGATGGCCGATGGAGTGCCCGTAGAAATAGTGCAGGAACAACTCGGTGAACAGGGACAAATGCTCGTAGAAGCGGTTACGGAGCAGGCGACAGCCGCAGGCGTCTCTACTACCACAGAGCTCGTAGAATACGGTCAACCACACGAGAGGATTCAAGCGTATGCAAGCGAACACGGGATCGATCTCATCGTTCTCGGCACCCATGGACGATCAGGAATCCAACGCCACTTGTTAGGGAGCGTCGCCGAAAAAGTCATTAGAAGTGCGGAAATTCCTGTCTTAGCAGTACAACTCGACGAGGATGAGTGAGTCAATACTGACACGAACTCGGTCGAGATTATTGCCTGAGATAATCGACAATACAGTCATAAAACGGGGCGATATGGGGTCCAAGTCGGGAGATACGTAGCTGTACCGTACCCCGCTGAGGATACGATCGAGTATTCACCGCTGGGACTCTCGAAGGATGAGCGGACCGATAGCGAGCGTTCGCTTCGCGACCGGAGCGATACGGAGGATGTAGGAGGTAAACAGGAGGAACGGAACGAGGGTCACAGTAAATGCCGCTACGACTATCCACGAGATGTGAGAAATCGTGAAGAGCTCTCCACTGAACGTTTCCGCCCCGACGAATATCAACATGCCACCGGCGATGATGAGGGCTGGAATCGCCGCGTAGAGGATATACTGCGAGAGATCTACGAGCGCCCATT
Coding sequences:
- a CDS encoding universal stress protein, with amino-acid sequence MNRALAVVEASESAKELVREAGELADGVGASLVLLHITSDEEYENTRKSLEGIPNLETSYTAGQAFDGAQQFAEDIGREVLEGVDIEYEAVGRVGDERDEILNIAEEYGCDHVFLAGRKRSPTGKAIFGDRTQAVILDFDGAVTVVTE
- a CDS encoding helix-turn-helix domain-containing protein, translated to MRSATVVLTWNEVQVHPIDELLAENETVIVEAIRYLSPVHDGMYVELLELRGDLDHARALLDHSPDAIEYDVVGSGGRGVAYLQCRTAGLVDELLSILHEHELVLDWPIRYIDVGSSRGIQLTVLGTNSAIRRAVSDLPDGITLRLERLGEYEPSAGELSSILTDRQLELFELAVREGYFEVPRETTHRELAEKLNLSTGTVSEHFQRIEAKLVAGYVD
- a CDS encoding cytochrome P450; the protein is MSSDTPPITNETPPGPSGLPIVGTRLAFLRDPFGFMTRTAREYGDIAYMEEPHGSMYQLNHPDYIEHVLVKNNQNYVKGDIFQGTLSPMTGNGILNSEGAVWRRNRHLIQPAFHPRRIEAYAEMMTELTEELLDTWQDGETRLIHEDMMTLTLKIVARALFGVNIDEHVEPIAESLEEFMEATESLANMVLPPSIPTPSRRRIRDARKKLDTVVYQLIEERRANPGDQDVLSTLLEVTDDDGNGMTNEQIRDEVVTLLLAGHETTALSLTLTMYVLGEHPKVERKLVAELDGVLDGRTPTMEDLSELPYTEQIAKESMRLYPPVPGIIREPVKPDIVGGYEIPAGSTVQMNQWVVHRDPRWYDDPLAFRPERWTDEFEQSLPKLAYFPFAAGPRRCIGDRFAMLEARLLLATIYQQYHMELTPETELDLMATVTARPKSEISMTIHHRGD
- a CDS encoding Ntn hydrolase family protein: MATVLGIVRPDGAVLAGDRRQTDSNTVTSEVVQRVFDYDFAGCAVVGEVGSIDEFDRRFGSELRTYRTEHGERMSPVRVARTASEIAEETGIDALVAVQDGDGLVSLHEVGSDGRTLETETAALGSGSPVAFGLLDEAETDDNLDATEALVRRTLHAVAERTTDTGTDIDVLRIERTTG
- a CDS encoding carotenoid oxygenase family protein encodes the protein MEPQEPLGFHSLTDEIVTDLIIEGTVPNWLSGSLIRNGPAAFEIGDVGVEHWFDGLAMLHKFRFRDGEVQYRNRFLRTEAYERAQNGSFEGGFATGTTTLFDRLKRYLFDAPYDNTNIIAERLGGRYFALTETPRWVAFDPESLATRGYVQYEGPEPSGNLACAHMRRSSKTGEMVNFEIEFGRTSQYHVYSMTAPTERDHICSVPVSEPAYMHSFAMTPSYVVLTEFPFVVNPLDLLRPGKQGPFIENFEWKPDRGTRFIIIDRNRGEVVGEPRTGGFFGFHHANAYEEDNELVIDLETVPDALAIDTLYLDRLRAGELDVFAGRMERFRVHPGRSGETTIERELLSDGTALPTVSPARWCQAHRYIYAQGTEQPMAEWPREIRKIDTETGAVTVFSDGENNLSEPIFVPRRTGETEDEGVVLSVMLDVSDERSWLVVLDGESFTELARARIPHAIPFDFHGRFFSELD
- a CDS encoding HalOD1 output domain-containing protein; amino-acid sequence: MLPNHTPMPETPAMTTSEPPQFYTIRPDERASEAVIRAVTAEEGTEFQLDSPLYDHIEPDALDSLFRSDQERPNRHISVEFDYCGYTVVVSARTVELH
- a CDS encoding PH domain-containing protein, with the translated sequence MNESFDWFSADEGEEILWAGKQHSYSLVPAFVVGVPLSIVVVGLVIISSAYLSYQNTNYVVTNMALYKKTGVLSRNVQRIEFDKVQDTSYRQSFFGAQFGYGTVDISTAGGSGVEMSFDDIDDPQDLQSLINERSKKRDGPNTEGDNKAAILDEILVELRAIRELVEGNESTTMDTTRNRTADDRR
- a CDS encoding PH domain-containing protein — encoded protein: MSEDDWLVLDDRETVRWRGRPRVATVLPAVLVGIVLVVLTLAVTVITGQRIVLVLVPFGVSVPLLSYLIVSNTRFVVTDRALYRKTGVLSRNVQRLSVDRVQNSSFRQGIRGSLLDYGTVEIEAAGGGRIRFDSIENSRDVRAIVDQHSTPESIPGTLDQWEAILTEVRALRSAMQGRETSR
- a CDS encoding serine hydrolase domain-containing protein gives rise to the protein MQRRTYLGAFAGVGTLTSTRRALEPDESDREPPKETATRDTLLDESERKRITEFLETHVSEGTFPGAAVAVVNEDGQLYRNAVGAAQNVPVVREMTEETVFDLASVTKAVATATSVVQLIDRGALRLDDSLCGIYCGVPEEEYGKCDITIEHLLTHTSGYPAWLPLWTEMDSPDHVIDHILRDTPLDAEPGTKVTYSGLGYILLGDIVHRVSGSPLDEYADENIFEPLEMTMTAYNPLDTLPDDRSYAATEDSAYYGEVVVGEVHDENAAFLGGVSGNAGLFSTIDDLSTYAMAMLNCGKVNGTQILSKQAVKEMTGNWTADLDGERGLGWDLTEMFGHRDSGTSFDTRTFGHNGFTGTSIWFAPQMDFSVVTLTNRVHPSRDNYAITDFRPAFHNLIASLVSG
- a CDS encoding universal stress protein; the protein is MYDRILIPTDGSEGTQTAISHAITHAKTYDAELHVLHVIDQSAVEVTAPMADGVPVEIVQEQLGEQGQMLVEAVTEQATAAGVSTTTELVEYGQPHERIQAYASEHGIDLIVLGTHGRSGIQRHLLGSVAEKVIRSAEIPVLAVQLDEDE